From Burkholderia pseudomultivorans, the proteins below share one genomic window:
- the gcvA gene encoding transcriptional regulator GcvA produces MNASQSTAKNRDELPPLNALRAFDAVARHGSFAGAAVELHVTHWAVGKQIRLLEDWFGLPLFDRRPRGVVLTDEGAALLNDVSNAFERLGTAVVRLRHNTFSHRISGVVRVNVPMSFALCWLLPRLADFHSRYPDIDVRVSTTSRKLRYVADAFDIGVRSGPEQGAGIVSRPLMPDLRVPACNPALLRRHPIQSVADLRHHTLLHSATTRSAWAHWLKEADAADLRPARHVEFDHVNLQLGAAIEGLGVALASLPLIGRDLAEGRLVCPLASPVWRADDYMLVTNGDRADDAAVSAFEQWMEGMASPEAG; encoded by the coding sequence ATGAACGCAAGCCAGAGCACTGCGAAGAACCGGGACGAACTGCCCCCGCTCAATGCGCTGCGCGCTTTCGACGCGGTCGCGAGGCATGGCAGCTTCGCGGGCGCCGCGGTGGAACTGCATGTCACCCACTGGGCCGTCGGAAAACAGATCAGGCTGCTGGAGGACTGGTTCGGCCTGCCGTTGTTCGACCGTCGTCCGCGCGGCGTCGTGCTGACCGACGAAGGGGCGGCCTTGCTGAACGACGTCAGCAATGCGTTCGAGCGCCTCGGTACCGCGGTGGTCCGGCTGCGCCACAACACCTTCTCGCACCGAATATCGGGCGTCGTGCGCGTGAATGTGCCGATGAGCTTTGCGCTGTGCTGGCTGCTGCCGCGGCTTGCCGATTTCCATTCGCGATACCCCGACATCGACGTGCGGGTGTCGACGACATCGCGCAAGCTGCGCTATGTCGCTGATGCCTTCGATATCGGCGTTCGGTCCGGCCCGGAACAAGGCGCCGGTATCGTGTCGCGCCCGCTGATGCCCGACCTGCGCGTACCTGCGTGCAATCCCGCGTTGCTGCGCCGGCATCCGATACAGAGCGTGGCCGACCTGCGCCATCACACGCTGCTGCATTCGGCCACGACGCGCTCCGCCTGGGCGCACTGGCTGAAGGAAGCGGACGCTGCCGACCTGCGGCCGGCGCGCCATGTCGAATTCGATCACGTGAATCTTCAGCTCGGCGCAGCCATCGAGGGGCTCGGCGTCGCGCTGGCATCGCTGCCGCTGATCGGGCGCGATCTCGCCGAGGGCCGCCTCGTGTGTCCCCTCGCGTCGCCCGTCTGGCGTGCCGACGACTACATGCTGGTGACGAACGGCGATCGTGCCGACGATGCCGCGGTGTCCGCGTTCGAGCAATGGATGGAAGGCATGGCGAGCCCGGAAGCGGGCTAG
- a CDS encoding MFS transporter: MSLPVFSPPVVRETAPSRSRVLWLSCAAHALHDGYTDMIYALLPVWQSEFGLDFAALAILRGVYAGTMAALQLPAGRLAQRLGSRATLAVGTLLAALGYAIAGMSGGLVGLSVALAISGGGSSTQHPIASGAISRIYGRDARGPLGVYNFAGDLGKSALPAAISLLVTMMPWRHALWIVAGFGCIVAAVVALRFPAVPRGAGKATAAAEASAQRRGAGASGFPALFSIGVLDTAVRMGLLTFLPFLLNAKGISPRLVGTALALVFIGGAAGKFVCGWLGARLGVVNTVLLTEGGTAACIVAVMYLPLSLTMVLLPILGMMLNGTSSVLYGTVPELSAPERTERSFAIFYTGTIASGAISPVLYGFLGDGIGVQGATYATALTALAIFPLALALRPRLTDGSTG, translated from the coding sequence ATGAGCCTGCCGGTTTTTTCCCCTCCCGTCGTGCGGGAGACTGCGCCGTCGCGGTCGCGCGTGCTGTGGCTGTCGTGCGCGGCGCACGCGCTCCACGACGGCTATACGGACATGATTTACGCGCTGCTACCCGTATGGCAGTCGGAGTTCGGACTCGACTTTGCGGCGCTGGCCATCCTGCGCGGCGTCTATGCCGGCACGATGGCGGCGCTGCAGTTACCTGCCGGGCGTCTTGCACAACGTCTGGGCAGTCGCGCGACGCTCGCGGTCGGCACGCTGCTCGCGGCGCTCGGCTATGCGATCGCGGGCATGTCGGGCGGCCTGGTCGGTTTGAGCGTGGCGCTGGCGATTTCGGGTGGCGGCTCCAGCACGCAGCATCCGATCGCATCGGGCGCCATCTCCCGCATCTACGGACGTGACGCGAGAGGGCCGCTCGGCGTCTACAACTTCGCCGGCGATCTGGGGAAATCCGCGCTGCCCGCAGCGATTTCGCTGCTCGTCACCATGATGCCGTGGCGTCACGCGCTATGGATCGTCGCCGGATTCGGCTGCATCGTTGCCGCGGTCGTCGCGCTGCGGTTTCCCGCAGTGCCGCGTGGCGCCGGCAAGGCGACGGCAGCTGCAGAAGCGTCCGCTCAACGCCGAGGCGCTGGCGCAAGCGGATTCCCAGCGCTGTTTTCGATCGGTGTGCTCGATACGGCCGTACGCATGGGACTGCTTACTTTTCTGCCTTTCCTGCTCAACGCAAAGGGCATTTCGCCCCGACTGGTGGGAACGGCCCTCGCGCTCGTTTTCATTGGCGGCGCGGCCGGCAAGTTCGTGTGCGGCTGGCTCGGTGCGCGCCTGGGGGTGGTGAATACGGTGCTGCTCACGGAAGGGGGGACGGCTGCGTGCATCGTCGCAGTGATGTATCTCCCGTTGTCGCTTACCATGGTGCTGCTGCCGATTCTCGGCATGATGCTCAACGGCACGTCCTCCGTGCTGTACGGAACCGTTCCGGAGCTGTCCGCGCCCGAGCGCACCGAGCGTTCATTCGCGATCTTCTACACGGGAACGATCGCATCGGGCGCGATATCGCCGGTCCTCTATGGTTTCCTGGGCGACGGGATCGGCGTGCAGGGCGCCACCTACGCCACCGCGTTGACCGCTCTCGCGATTTTTCCGCTCGCGCTCGCCCTGCGCCCGCGCCTGACCGATGGCTCTACAGGATGA
- a CDS encoding oxidoreductase, with amino-acid sequence MTKPDHPSVAVVGPGAIGTTVAAALHEAGRTPAICGRSPHARLALRFDGGEIVVPGPVLTDPQAVKARFDLVFVAVKSTQVASAAPWIAALCDASTVVCVLQNGVEQKAAFAPYAADAVVVPSVVWFPAQRESDASVWLRGEPRLTVPDTPASKVVVSALRGTRCSVEVAEDFISLAWRKLLQNAAAGLMVLTGRRAGMFSRSDITELSLAYLRECLEVARASGAKLGDEVPREIVDGFQRLPSDLGTSILADRQGNRPLEWDCRNGVVQRYGRSHGISTPISDLIVPLLAAASDGPG; translated from the coding sequence ATGACGAAGCCTGACCACCCGAGCGTCGCCGTTGTCGGCCCGGGAGCAATTGGAACGACCGTAGCCGCGGCCCTTCATGAGGCCGGCCGCACGCCGGCAATCTGCGGGCGCTCGCCGCACGCACGGCTCGCGCTGCGCTTCGACGGCGGCGAGATCGTCGTGCCCGGACCCGTGCTGACCGATCCGCAGGCGGTCAAGGCGCGGTTCGATCTTGTGTTCGTTGCGGTCAAGTCGACGCAGGTGGCGAGCGCGGCGCCCTGGATCGCCGCGCTATGCGACGCGAGCACCGTTGTCTGCGTGCTGCAGAATGGCGTGGAGCAAAAAGCCGCCTTCGCACCATATGCAGCCGACGCTGTTGTCGTGCCGTCGGTGGTCTGGTTTCCTGCGCAACGCGAATCGGACGCGTCGGTGTGGCTGCGCGGCGAGCCTCGCCTCACCGTGCCCGATACGCCGGCGAGCAAGGTGGTGGTCTCGGCGTTGCGCGGCACGCGCTGCTCGGTCGAGGTCGCGGAGGATTTCATCTCGCTCGCGTGGCGAAAGCTCTTGCAGAATGCAGCCGCGGGACTCATGGTGCTGACCGGCCGCCGCGCCGGCATGTTCTCGCGAAGCGACATCACCGAACTGTCGCTGGCCTACCTGCGGGAATGTCTCGAGGTCGCGCGTGCGTCGGGTGCGAAGCTCGGCGATGAAGTGCCTCGGGAGATCGTCGACGGATTCCAGCGCCTGCCATCCGATCTGGGTACGTCGATTCTTGCCGACCGGCAGGGCAATCGCCCGCTCGAATGGGACTGCCGGAACGGGGTTGTGCAGCGCTACGGACGGTCTCACGGCATTTCGACGCCGATCAGCGATCTGATCGTGCCGCTTCTCGCTGCCGCCAGCGACGGTCCGGGCTGA
- the ribA gene encoding GTP cyclohydrolase II, which translates to MMSSRPQSPMPGNGQADECVTLVATASLPTRYGTFTSYAFRVSGSDAEHLALVMGDVTGEQSVLTRLHSECLTGDVFGSYRCDCGEQLDLALRYIAAEDRGVLLYLRGHEGRGIGLSNKIRAYALQEQGRDTVEANLDLGLPDDAREYDSAAAILRILGVTSVRLMSNNPKKFDTLVKHGIPVCERVALAVPVREENERYIRTKQVKFGHYFEENE; encoded by the coding sequence ATGATGTCTTCGCGTCCCCAATCGCCCATGCCGGGCAATGGCCAGGCCGACGAGTGCGTGACGCTCGTCGCTACCGCGTCGCTGCCCACGCGCTACGGCACGTTCACGTCGTACGCGTTTCGCGTATCGGGCAGCGATGCCGAACACCTTGCGCTCGTGATGGGCGACGTGACCGGCGAGCAGTCCGTGCTGACGCGGCTGCATTCCGAATGTCTGACCGGCGACGTGTTCGGCTCGTACCGCTGCGACTGCGGCGAGCAGCTCGACCTGGCGCTGCGCTACATCGCGGCCGAAGACCGCGGCGTGCTGCTGTATCTGCGCGGCCATGAAGGGCGCGGTATCGGCCTGAGCAACAAGATCCGCGCATACGCGCTGCAGGAGCAGGGGCGCGACACCGTCGAGGCGAATCTCGACCTCGGCCTGCCCGACGATGCGCGCGAATACGATTCGGCTGCCGCGATCCTGCGGATCCTCGGCGTGACGTCGGTGCGCCTGATGAGCAACAATCCGAAGAAATTCGACACGCTCGTGAAGCACGGCATTCCGGTATGCGAGCGGGTGGCGCTGGCGGTACCGGTGCGCGAGGAGAACGAGCGCTATATCCGCACGAAGCAGGTCAAGTTCGGACATTACTTCGAGGAAAACGAATAG